Genomic DNA from Nonomuraea rubra:
CTTCCTGACGCCGGGCATCTACCTGGGCGCCACCAACATCATCCTGCCCGGGCCCAGCCCGGCGGCGATCCTGGCCACGATCGAGGGCGAGCGGGCGACCAAGCTGTTCTGCCCGCCCACGGTGTGGATCTCGCTGCTGCGCCACCCCGACTTCGACCGCCGTGACCTGTCCTCGCTGCGCAAGGGCTACTACGGCGCCTCGATCATGCCGGTGGAGGTGCTGAAGGAGATGGCCACGCGGCTGCCGGACGTGCGCCTGTTCAACTTCTACGGCCAGACCGAGATGGCGCCGGTCGCCACCATCCTCGGCCCCGAGGAGCAGCTCACCCGGCTGGGCTCGGCAGGCCGGCCCGCGCTGAACGTCGAGACCAGGATCGTGGACGACGCCGGGGAGCCGGTGCCGCCCGGCGTGGTGGGCGAGATCGTGCACCGCAGCCCGCACGCCATGCTCGGCTACTGGAACGACCCGGACAGGACCGCCGAGGCGTTCCGCGGCGGCTGGTTCCACAGCGGCGACCTGGGGGTGCTGGACGAGGACGGCTACCTGGCGGTGGTCGACAGGAAGAAGGACATGATCAAGTCGGGTGGCGAGAACGTGGCCAGCCGCGAGGTCGAGGAGGCCCTCTACCAGCATCCGGCGATCGCGGAGGCGGCGGTCTTCGGGGTGCCGGACCCCAAGTGGATCGAGGCGGTGACGGCCGCGGTCGTGCTGCGCGAGGGGGCCGGGGTGACGGAGCAGGAGCTGATCGAGTTCCTGCGGGAACGGCTGGCGCCATTCAAAACACCCAAGCGAGTTATTTTCCTAGAATCGCTTCCTAAAAATGCCTCGGGGAAAGTGCTCAAGCGCGAGTTGAGAAGCAGCATTTCCTGATTTGATTCATGATCACGGGCACGATTGGGCATTGCCCGTTCGTTGAGCGGGCATTCCCTTTCGACGACGACCGCACCTCAAGTCCCGGACGACCCCCTTGTCCCCGACCGAGAGAGTCCGCCCGTGCCCAATCTGCCCGAGCTCGCGCATCGTACGTTCTTCCGGACGCTTTCCCTGCTGTCCCCCAAGGGGCAGGGCGTGATCCTGCGCCGCTACTTCGACTGGTGGCACCGCACCCCCGACCCGTGGAAGCTGTCGACCGACGGCTACGAGCAGCACAAGTACCGGTCGACGCTCGAGCACGTGCCGGCCCGGCCGTACCGGCGCATCGTCGAGGTCGGCTGCGCGGAGGGCGTCTTCACCCACGCGCTCGCCGCCACCTACCCCGACGCCGAGATCACCGGGATGGACGTCTCGGGGCGGGCGCTGGCGCGGGCCAGGGAGCGGGTGCCCGAGGAGGGCGGGCGGGTGCGGTTCGTGCAGGCCGACCTGCTCACCCACCCGGTGGAGCGGAGCTTCGAGCTGGCGTTCTGCTCGGAGACGCTCTACTACCTGGGGCGGCACGAACGCCTGCAGCGGGCCGCCGAGCAGCTCAGCGGGCTGCTGGTGCCCGACGGGGTGCTGGTGGCCGTCCATCCCTGGCCCGAGGCGAGCCGGCTGCACGGATATCTGGACGCGCACGAGTCGCTGAAGCGGCTCGGCGAGGAGGTCTACACGGCCTCCTCCCGGCCGTTCGCGGTCACCGTCTACGGCGCGAAACCCTCCTGAGGCGGGCGGCGGTCGAGGGCCTGGGTCCACTTGACGGCCACGGCCGCCACCTGGATGAGCTCCGCCCTGAGCCGGTCCGGGTCCGCTTCCGCGAACGCCTCCATGACCTCCTCGGCCAGGATGTGCCGCCAGGTCAGCGCCCCTCCCCTGGCCGCGCTGTCCGTCGCGTCCCTGGCCAGGTCGGAGGCGGCCGCCGTGCCCTCGCCGCCGGTGCCGTCGGGCAGCGGCTGCAGGCCGAACCTGGCGTCCTGCGCCGCCCGCTCGGCCGCCACCTCCGCCAGCACCCGGGCCAGTGACCCCGGCACCCCCGCATCGCCGTCATGTGTCATGGGGCTCAGTCTCGCCTACCGTCACGCCTGCCCGGACCGCTTCCCGCGGGGCGGGCGGAAGGCGGGGCCCAGGTCGGTGGGGTGGGAGCAGACGTGGTCGCGGAAGGCGCGGGCCGCCGGGGTCAGCCGCTCCCCCGCGGGCCAGCTCACCCCGACCGTCCTGAACACGGGCGGCGACAGCGGGATCTCCACCACGCCACCGGCCGGCGGGTGATCCGATCGCGGCAGGAGTGCCACCCCCAGCCCCGCCGCCACCAGCCCGCGCACGGTCTCCGACTCCTGCCCCTCGAACGCGATCCGCGGCTCGAACCCCGCCGCCGCGCACAGGTCGTCGGTGATCTGCCGCAGGCCGTACCCGTGCTCCAGCGTCACCAGGTCCTCGCCCTCCAGATCGGCCGCCCGCACCCGCGTCCTGGTGGCCAGGCGGTGGGACGGCGGCGCGCACAGCAGGAGCTCCTGGTCGGCGAGGGGGCGGCTGACGAGGCCGGGGTCGCCGAGCGGCATGGGGGCCACGAACACCAGGTCGATCTCGCCCTCGTGCAGGGCGTCCAGCATGTCCTGCCGAGACCCCTGCGCCAGGCTGAAGCGGATGCCCGGGTTGCGCTCCCTGAACCCGCCGATGAGCGACGGCACCAGCGTGCGCCCGAGCAGGTGCAGGAAGCCGAGGACGATGCGCCCGCTGCCCGGGTCGATCTCCTCGCGCACCTCGCGGGCGGCGGCGGTCATGGCCGCCAGCGCGCGGGTGGAGGCGGCGGCCAGCGTACGTCCCGTCCTGGTCAGGCGGATGCCACGGCCGGACGGGAGGACGAGCGGGGCGCCCACGACCTCGGCCAGGGCGGCGAGGCGGCGGCTGGCGGTGGGCTGCGGGACGCCGAGCAGGTCGGCCGCGCGCGTCACGTGCCCGGTCTCGCCCACGGCGGCCAGCAGCGCGAGGGCCGGGGCCAGGCGGGCGGCCAGGCGATCGTCCGAATCATCCATCACGGTATGAATTATCGCCCATGGGCGTATTAGACGTATTTATTAGCCTTGCTTAGCGTTTGGGGGGTGGTGGTTCTCCAGGCTTCCGAGCCCGTCGTCGGCACGCGGCGGGTCAGCGCGGCCGTGGCCGCGGCCGGGCTGTCGTCCTTCGCCCTGCTGTACGCGCCCCAGCCGGTGCTGCCCCAGCTCGCGGCGGCGTACGGGCTGGACCCGGGCAGCGCCTCGCTGGCGATCGGGGTGGCGACCGCCTCGCTGGCCGTCGCGGTGCTGCCGCTGGCCTGGCTGGCCGGGGTGGCCGGGCGGCGGCGGGTGATCGTCTGGTCGGTGGTGGTGTCGGCGGTGATCGGCCTGCTGCTGCCGCTGGCGCCGTCCTTCCCGGTGTTCCTCGTGATGCGCGGGGTGCAGGGCGTGGCGATCGCCGGCTTCGCCGGGGTGGCGGCGGCGTACCTGGCCGACCAGGTCGGCACGGGGCGGCTGGCCGGGGCGGTGGGCGCGATGATCGCCGGGAACTCGGTCGGGGGGATGCTGGGGCGGCTCGGCGCCGGGTTCGCCGCGGACCCGCTGGGGTGGCACGGCGCGCTGGTCGCGGTGGCGGGGGTGGCGCTGGTGTGCGCGCTGTTCACGGTCGCGACCCTGCCCAGGACGACGACCGACGGCCACCGGGCGCCCGCGCGGAAGGGGCGGGGCGGCGGGGTGCGGGTCGGGTTCGGGCTGGTGGCGCCGTTCGCCGTGGGGGCGCTGGCCATGGGGGCGTTCGTGGCGCTGTACAACGCGGCCGGGTTCCGGCTGGCCGCGCCGCCGATCGCGCTGAGCCCGGCCGCCGCCTCGCTGGTGTTCCTCTCCTACGCCATGGGGACCGCGTCCTCGGCCGCCGCCGGACGGCTGGCCACGCGCCTGGGCCGGACCCCGGCGCTGGTGGCGGCGCTGGTCGTGACCGTGGCGGGGTCGGCGCTGACCGCGCACCCGTCGCTGCCCGTCATCGCGCTCGGCTTCGCCGTCCTGACCGCCGGGTTCTTCGCCGCGCACGCCATCGCCAACGCCTGGGTGACCGCCGACGCGCCCCCGCCCGCCCGGGGCAGGGCCGCCGGCGTCTACACGCTCTGCTACTACCTCGGCAGCGGCGCGGGCGGCACCGCCGGCGCCGTCGTGTACGGCCACGCGGGCTGGACGTGGCTGGTCGTCATGACGTCGGCCTGGCTGCTGCTGGCCGCCCTCGCCGTGCTCGTGACACGCCGCAAGCACCTGGCTTCCTGACGCGGCCCCAGCCCGTGTGCGCGCCCTGACGCGCCGCAGGCGTGCGGCTTCCTGGACGCGAGGCGGCGCGCACAGCGTTACGTGACGGAGCGCTCGAGGGAGTCGGCCAGCCAGCCGATCATGGCGCCGATCGTGGCCCGCTCGCCGCTCACCTCGCCCACGAGCCGCCAGTAGCGCCGGACGCGCGGATCGCGGTCGGGCTCCACGACGCCCAGCAGCTCGCGGCGGAACGCCGGGCTGTCGCCGCGCCCGCGGGCCGTGGCGTGCGCGGCCACGAACCGGTCCAGCTCGGGCCCCTCGCGCGGCGGCTCGCCCGCGATCACGCACGGCTGGGCCAGCGTGACCGCCTCGCCGACGCCGTGCATGAGCAGGTCCTCGTCACCGACCGTGCGGGCGGCGGCCAGCGCCCTGGCGCGCAGGCCGGCCGTCAAGGAACGGTCGCCGACCAGGTGGACGAGCTCGGCGTACGCCACCACCTGCAGCGGGCCGGGGTCGGCGGGCGGCCGGGGCACGGCCATGGACAGGAACGAGTCGAAGATCCCGTCGGAGACGGGCGAGACGAACAACCGCCGCCAGAACCGCACCAGCCGCTCCCGCGCGGCGCTCGCGTCCTCCACGGCGGCCAGCAGGTCCAGCCTGGCCGCCCGCTCGGCGGGATCGGCCTCCTCGACGGCCCGCAGCGAGGCGCGCCGCCAGGCCAGCTCCGCCAGCCGCGCGTCGAGCGCGGCCCGCTCGGCGGACACCGCCTCGCCCAGCGAGCGTTCGCCGCTGAGCACGTGCGCGATCGCCGTCAGGCCGAGGCCCAGCCCCCGCAGCCGCCTGATCAGGGCCAGCCGCTCCACGGCCGTCCGGTCGAACCTGCGGTGGTTCCCCGTGCTGCGCACCGACGCGATGATGCCCTCGTCGCAGTAGAAGCGGATCGTACGCACCGGGACACCCGTCAGCCGGGACAGCTCCCCGATTCCGAGCGTCTCATCCCGCACAAGCACTTGAACCTCCACCCGACTGGAGTTTCTACGGTAGCGGCGTATCCGAGGAAGAAGAGGAGTGACGTCGATGCCGACCCTGGACTTCGCGCGGCTCGTGACGGGGCTGCGGGAGCAGACGGAGGTGTTCGCCGCGGCGGTGGCCGGCGGCGATCCGGAGGCCGTCGTGCCGACCTGCCCCGAATGGCGGCTGCGCACGCTGGTCGCGCACATCGGGCAGTCCGGCCGCTGGGCGGCCGAGCTGGTCCGCACGGGCCTGCCGGTGCCGGTCCCCGATCCGGCCCGCATCGATCCGGGCCCGCCCGGCGAGTGGGGCGGGTGGCTGCGGGCCGGCGCGGAGGAGCTGGCCGAGGCCGTGTGCAAGGTGGGCGAGGACACCGAGGTGTGGTCGTTCGTGGGGCCGGTGCCCGCGGCGTTCTGGCTGCGCAGGATGTTCTGCGAGGCCGCCGTGCACGGCTACGACGCGGCGCTGACGACCGGCGCCGCGTACGGGATCGCCGGCGACCTGGCGGCGGACGTCATCACCGAGGGCATGGAGCTGATGGCGAATCCGCGGGCGGAGACGTTCAAGCCGGAGCTGGCGCTGATGCGGGGCGCGGGCGAGCGGCTGGCGTTCCGGCCGCACGGGATGGACGGGTGGGTGATCAGCCGGCTGCCCGAGGGGCTGCGCTGGGAGCGCGGGAACGGGCCCGGCGACGTGGTGGTGACGGGCACGGTGACCGAGATCATGCTGGTGCTCTCGCGGCGGATCCCGCCCGCGACCGTCACCGGGAAGCGGGCGCTGCTGGAGCACTGGCTGGCGAACAACGCCTACTGATCAACGGGCCTGCTGATCAACGGGCCTGCTGATCAGCGGAAGGCCGGGACCGTCGGCGGCAGGCCCATCAGGACGGCGCCCGCGGCGTCGTACATGGCCGGGCTGAGGAAGGCGTGCTCCTGCGGCACCAGCGCGTCCCCGAGCAGGGCCTGCAGGGGATGCTCGCGGTAGATCGCGGCGGTGCCCGACAGCGAGACCACCTTGCCCACCACCTCCGCCGCGGTCCTGGCCAGGTGGGCGGCGGACAGGCGCAGGTGCGCGTTCTGCTCGTCGCCGACCGGGCCGCCGGCGGCGAGCGCCTGCCACGCCTCCTCCGCGGCCTCGTAGAAGTAGGCGCGGGCGGAGCGCAGCGCGGCCTCGGCCTCGGCGATGCCGGCGCGGTAGTAGGGGCGGTCGGCCAGGCGCGGCGCGCCGGTGATGCTGCCCCGGCCGCTCCCCTCCCCCTCGGCGAGGTCGAGGGCGGCGCGGGCGACGCCGGCGGAGACGACCGACAGCGACTGGGCGGCGTAGGTGATGGCGGGGTAGCGGTAGAGCGGCTCGTCGATCACCGGGGTGCCGCCGCGGATGAACGTCCACTCCCTGCCGATCTCGACGTCCTCGGCGACCAGGTCGAAGGAGCCGGTGCCCTGCATGCCGACGACGTCCCACTCGCGGACGATCCGCAGGCGCTCCGGCCGCACCAGCGCCCCGCGCGGCTTGCCGGAGGTGGAGTCGTCGCCGGGGATGCCGACGACGAGCACGTCGGCGGCCATGCAACCGCTGGCGAACTTCCACCGGCCGTTGAGCAGGAAGCCGCGCTCGGTGGGCGTGGCCTCCTGGACGGGGAACAGGCCGCCGGCCAGGACGACGTCGGGGCCGTCCGCGTACAGCTGGGCCTGGGTGTCCAGCGGCAGCGAGCCCAGGTAGACGAGCTGGGAGCCGAAGCCGGCGACCCAGCCGGTGGAGCCGTCGACGGCGGAGATGCGCTCGATCCTCCGCAGGAACTCCGCCGGCGGCATCGGCTCGCCGCCGAACCGGCGCGGCGTGGAGACGCGATAGAGGCCGAGCCGTTTGAGCCGGTCGATGAAGTCCTTGGGAACGTAACGCAGCTCGCGGAACTCCTCGCGGCGGCGGGCCAGCTCCGCGAGCATCTCCTCGAACGTGTCCTCGTCGCGCATCTCCGCCGCTCCTCGTGGCTCCGTCCGGCAGCAAGGGCGTTCCCGTCGTGGCGAGCGCTGTCTCCAGGCTAGGCGCGCCCCGGCTCAGAGCTCCACATGGGTTTCCGGGTCGCCGCCGAGGCGGTCGCCGGTGTCGAGCGTGTCGAGGCGGGCCAGATCCTCCGGCGACAGGCTGAAGTCGAACACCTCGAGGTTCTGCCGCATGCGCTCGGGGTCGGCCGACTTGGGGATGGGCACCGCGCCGAGCTGCACGTGCCAGCGCAGCACCACCTGGGCCGGCGTACGGCCGTGCGCGACGGCCAGGTCGGTGACGACGGGCTCGTCGAGCAGCTTGGAGCCGCGGCCGAGCGGGCTCCACGACTCGGTCACGACGTCGTGCTCGGAGTGCCAGGCGCGCAGCGCGCGCTGCGGGAAGCCGGGATGCATCTCCACCTGGTTCACCGCCGGACGGACGCCGGTCTCCTGCTCCAGCCGCCCGATCTGCTCCGGGGTGAAGTTGGAGACGCCGATCGAGCGGGCCAGGCCCTGCTCGCGCAGGTGCACGAAGGCGCGCCAGGTGTCGGTGTAGAGCCCGCGGCCCGGCAGCGGCCAGTGGATGAGGTAGAGGTCGACGTAGTCGAGGCCGAGCCGGGCCCTGCTCTCCTCGAAGCCGCGCATGGCGGCGTCGTAGCCGTGCTGGGAGCCGCGCAGCTTCGTGGTGACGAACAGCTCCTCGCGGGCCACCGGCGCGTCCGCCACGGCGGCGCCGACGCCGACCTCGTTGCCGTAGCTCGCGGCCGTGTCGATGAGCCGGTAGCCGAGCGAGATGGCATGGGTGACGGCCTGGCGGGCCTCCTCGTCGTTCATCGGCCAGGTGCCCAGGCCCAGGCGCGGCATCGGCCGGCCGTCGGCGAGCATGACGGTCATGATCGTTCCCCTCTTGGTGACGCTGACACTCCCCCTTACCCTCCGGTCACACCGGCCAATCCGCCGCACCCTGTCACACTGGCGCCCGGGTTTCCGACTAGTGCGGTAGACAACTCGTGGAGGTGCGATGTGCTGACCGTGATAGGCGCGGGGTTCCCGCGCACCGGAACCAGCTCCATGAAGGCCGCACTGGAGCGGCTCGGATTCGGACCCTGCTTTCACATGTTCAACATCCTGACCGAGCCGGCCAGGGCCGGCGACTGGGCGCCGCTGGCGGAGGGCGAGGAGGCCGACTGGGACAAGCTGTTCGACGGGTTCCGCTCGACGCAGGACTGGCCGGCCTCCTACTTCTGGCGGGAGCTGGCGCAGGCGTACCCGGAGGCCAAGGTCGTGCTGACCGTACGCGACCCGCGCGCCTGGTACGCGAGCATGATGACGCTGATCGACAACGGGCCCAGGACGGTCATGTCCCAGGGCACGCAGGCGGACCTGCCCCCGGCGGCGCGGGCCGTCTTCGCGAGCATGACCACGATGCAGCCCGTGCTCAACCGCATGGCCGCCGGCACGTTCGGCGCCGGCCGGACGATGGCCGACGGGCCGGTCGACGAGGAGAGCGCCGTGGCGGCGTTCGAGCGGCACACGGCCACGGTGCGGGCGAGCCTGCCGCCCGAGCGGCTGCTGGTCTTCGACGTGCGGCAGGGCTGGGAGCCGCTGTGCCGGTTCCTCGGCGTGGACGTGCCCGGCGAGCCGTTCCCGCATCTCAACGACGGCAAATCCATGCAGGAGTTCCTGGGACGGCTGATGAAGGGCGACGTCTCCCACCCGTCGTTCACCACCGGCGCGTAGCCGCCGCTCAGCTCTCCAGGTAACGCAGGATCGCCAGCACGCGCCGGCTGTAGCCGGGGTCGCGCGGCAGGTCGAGCTTGTCCACGATGGCGTTGACGTGCTTCTCGACCGTGCTGAGCGAGACGTGCAGGCGCTCGGCGATGGCGGCGTTCACGAACCCCTGGGCGAGGTGCCGCAGCACCTCGCCCTCCCGGGGGCTGAGCCTGCTCAGCGGGTCCGTACGGGTGGTGCGGGCCAGGAGCTGGCGCACCACCTCGGGGTCGAACGCGGTGCCGCCCGCCCGCACCCGCTCCAGCGACTCCAGGAACTCGGCCACCTCCGAGACCCGGTCCTTGAGCAGGTAGCCGAGCCCTTCGGGGGATCCGGCCAGGAGCCTGGCGGCGTAGTGCTGCTCGACGTACTGCGACAGGACGAGCACGCCCACGCCCGGCAGCCGCTCGCGGATCTCCAGCGCGGCCCGCAGCCCGTCGTCCTTGTGCTCGGGCGGCATGCGCACGTCGACGACGGCCACGTCGGGGCGGTGCCGGGCGGCCGCGTCGAGCAGCGCGGGCGCGTCGCCGACGGCGGCGACGACCTCGTGGCCCGCCTCTTCCAGCAGCCGGGTCAGGCCCTCGCGCAGCAGCACGGAGTCGTCGGCCAGGATCACCCGCACGGCGGCGCCTTGGGCAGGGTGGCGGCGACCCTGGTGGGGCCGCCGGGCGGGCTGTCGACGGTGAACGTGCCGTCGAGCGCCAGGACCCGCCTGGCCAGCCCGGACAGGCCGCCGCCCGACGGGTCGGCGCCGCCCTTGCCGTCGTCCGAGATCGCCACGCTCACCGTCCGCTCGTCCTCGCTCAGGACCACCAGGATGTCATGCGCGCCGGCGTGCTTGACCGCGTTGGTGATGGCCTCGCGGGCCACGAAGTACAGGGCGGTCTCGATCTCGGAGGCGGGGCGGGAGGCCAGGCCGTGGTGCACGGTGACGGGCACGCCCGCGCGCTCGGCGACGCCGGCCAGCGCGGCGCGCAGGCCGAGCTCGTCGAGCGCGGTCGGGTAGATGCGCCAGGCGACGCTGCGCAGCTCGTCGAGGAGCTGGCGGGACTCGGTGTACGCCTGCGCGATCAGGTCCGCGGTCCTGTCACCGTCAGCTCTGGCGGCGAGGTCGAGTCCGTGCCGGGCGCGGCCGAGCAGCATGGCCAGGGCGACGCCGCGCTGCTGCACGCCGTCGTGCAGGTCGCGCTCGATCCTGCGCCGCTCGTCGTCCACGGCCCTGACGATGCCGGAGCGGGTCTCGGTCAGCTCGGCGATGCGCCGGCGCATCAGCTCCTCGCCGGTGGGGCCGAGGAAGTGCGCGGCCAGGCGGCGGTCGAGCGCGGCGACGGCCGCGACCATGAGCACCAGCACGCCCAGCAGCGCCAGGCCGGCGGTGATGCCGAGCGCGCCGCCGCTGGTGACGAGCTTCACGCCGGGCAGCTCCAGCGGCACCTGCTCGGAGTCGCCCCAGACCAGGTCCCACGCGCCGCCGAACAGCAGCAGCACGGTGAGGAACAGGGTGCTCGCGCAGGTGTACCCGCCGAGGACGCCCAGGGTGGCGCGGGCCGCGAGGTAGGCGTACCCGCCGCCGTGCCGCGCCGGCTCGTGCCCGAGCCAGCCGGACAGGCGGGCCCGTTCCAGCGCGGTCAGCCGGGCCAGCCCCCGCGCGGCGGCGGGCCGCAGCGCGGGGATCAGCGCGGCGGGCGCCGCCACGGCCAGGAAGACCAGCTCGGCCAGGCCGAGAGCCGTCCCGAGGAGAACTCCGGCCACGAGGCGGGCGATGCGGGTGCCTGACACGGGCGGAAATTCTAGGCGCCCCGCGACGCGGCCGGACGACCGGCCGCGCGCGCCCCGCCCCTCCCCCGACCGGCCGCGCCCCGCCGCCCGGCCGCCCATCAGGCGTCTCGGCGGCGCAGGACGGCGTGGCCCGCCACCACGGCGGCCGCCACCCAGGCCAGCAGCCACACCAGCCCCTCCCCCGGCGAGTACGGCATGGGCCCGCCCGTGAGGTTCTCCGTGCTGTCCATGAACGCCAGCCCGGCGAACATCGGCATCCGCAGCGAGGCGTCCAGCAGCGCCGGCACCCCGGTCATGAGGATCACCAGCGGCAGCCCCATGAGCAGCATGAACATCACGGTCAGCGTGCCCGCCGCGCTGCGCATCGCCGCGCCGACCCCCAGAGTCATCACCGACACCAGCGCGTAGAACACCCCCATGCCCAGCAGGTCCGCCACGACCTCGCCGACCGGCAGCACCACGAGCCCGCCGAACACGTCGATCGACAGCACCAGGTACACGGCCGCCGTCGCCACCGCCCCCGCGAGCACCCCGGCCGCGAACATCACCGGCCCGACCACCAGCGCCTTGGCCGCCAGCACCACGCCGCGCACGGGCGTGGCCTGCAGCGTGACCCGGATGCCGCCGGAGGCGTACTCGGAGGTGATCACCAGCATGGCCAGGGCCACCAGCGCGAACTGCACGAACGACGTCCCGGAGACCACGGCCTCGCTGGCCACGATCCGCACGCCGTCCGCGCCCTCGCGCAGCGCGTCGGTGGCGGCGCCGCCGGCCAGGGTGATCGAGGTCAGCACGGTGAGCACGAGCGCGCAGGCCAGGCACCACCACGTGGACCTGACCGACCACAGCTTCGCCCATTCGGCCCCGGCCGCCTGCCACAACGTCCTCATCTGCTCACCCCGTACTCCACGCTGCCCGAGGTCAGCTCCTGATAGGCCTGCTCCAGCGAGGCCTCCTTGGCGCGCAGCTCGTGCAGCCGGATCCCCGCCTCGTACGCCAGGTCGCCGACCCGCTCGACCGCGGCCCCGGTGACCTCCAGCTCGTTCTCGGCGAGCCGGTCCACCGTCAGCCCGGCCCCGCGCAGCAGCGCCGCGAGGTCGCCGGCGTGCGGGGTGCGGACCAGCACGGCCGTCAGCGAGCTGCCCGCCAGGACGTCCGC
This window encodes:
- a CDS encoding ABC transporter permease is translated as MRTLWQAAGAEWAKLWSVRSTWWCLACALVLTVLTSITLAGGAATDALREGADGVRIVASEAVVSGTSFVQFALVALAMLVITSEYASGGIRVTLQATPVRGVVLAAKALVVGPVMFAAGVLAGAVATAAVYLVLSIDVFGGLVVLPVGEVVADLLGMGVFYALVSVMTLGVGAAMRSAAGTLTVMFMLLMGLPLVILMTGVPALLDASLRMPMFAGLAFMDSTENLTGGPMPYSPGEGLVWLLAWVAAAVVAGHAVLRRRDA